Genomic window (Vigna radiata var. radiata cultivar VC1973A chromosome 1, Vradiata_ver6, whole genome shotgun sequence):
TTTCATGCGATTTGGATTGATTAATGTTGTTTGCTTGACAGAGTGTCATATATGTTTACATATTAGACTTGTGTGGTTTGTAAGAATATAATTGTGAATCAAGATGATAGTTATTGAGTATGAATTGGACATCTCAGGGTGAAATGATTGAAGGTGGTTATagagattgttgttgttgttctgtataactgtatggagctttgaaatggtgtgtctatccctacactcaaagcactgttcatgctcaaatagagaagaacaatgtgagtggtgagagtagagggggaggtcctcgtctatagttTTAGAGTTTAAACATAGACTGATGTGAGGATTTACCTTGCATAATGTTGGGGATGAGCCAGCTAAACATGCAAGTGCACAGACGACCAATAGTTCGACAGTTATACAAATTTGGACGAGTCATGTTAAGTAATTAATGCATTATTTGAATTGTACGTCtttatgtttttactttatatatgattaaacatGATGATATTGACTGATTATGCTATATGTATGTTACTTGTTtgtctagctcacccttgcttctgtgtttgtgtgttgcttgtgtatgatttcctttgcgatgatcatccacttggatgagagCAGATGTTGAAGAGCTGCCTTTGGAACAAGTCCTAGAGGGAGATGATGCTTCAGCTTATACTCTTTAGGATTCTTTTAGTTATTTCATGTTATTTCGAGGCACTTCTTAGAccattttgaaatactctattCCTTATGCTTAAGTTTTAATTCCagtttggatgactgtaatcatTTAACTTATCTGTCATCTTACTTCCAACtgttctcttttattaaaatgtgaACTACCACATTATATATGcgtttattatatatttgggatgtcacacaGGTGACCGATGAAATCATCCTATTTCGGTAAGGGATGGCGATGGATGCTGGAGGATGCAGTGACTAGTGTAGAGATAAAGAACAAAGGCCAGGGTTGTGATGCTAAGTGATGATGGTGGATGAATGATGTATTATCCAATACCaatgtgagaaaaagaaagaacacaaGCATAAGGCTATAGGTGAAGAAGGTAGTTTGGGTTTGCTAGGATTCTAGGAGGAAGTGgagaatgaatattttattttcttgagaaaataaaaagaaaagaaattattttctatacctattataattaaaatcaatacaaaaagttgttttatttattacaaaaatgctACTGCGTCCACTTtctatatcaattataattaacatcgatataatttttttttatttattacaaaaataccatTGCATCCACTTTCTATACTAGTTATAATTAgaaccaatatatatatttttttctttattacaaaattttcattttgtccactttctataaatattataactacaattgatataaaaagtgttattttatttataattatgttatcGTGCTACTGTTTATACGTAATGATTTATAACCGGTATAAAATATAAGgcttaatatcattttttgtCCTTATATTCATCAACTTTGTTCAATGTGGGACTCATTTTTTCGAATGTTCAATATAGTCCATAATTTcctaatttatgttcaatttggtcctttttggtgACAATGTCTAAATCGTTAATGATGTAGAATCCACGTAAGAAAAACAGAATAAGTTGTCACACGGTAGTGTTCATAGTGGCTAACTCACATCATCATCTTGCCATGTCATCACCATATTCCCTaaataaaaaatcctaatttttttaggttgtggttgattttgatttttgtaggtttttgtgATTTAGTGGAAAGTGATTTGAGGGTTTCGCTCCTTGCAGATGGTTTTGTGTCATCAATGGAGGTTGAATGAGTTCAATGGTGGTGTAATTTGGACTTTTGCAGGTTTTTACAAAAGAGACACGATTTCGCAAATTAGGGTTGATGGTTGATTTGAGAATTATGGGTTTTCTGCAGGTTCATTAGTTTTGTGGTTTTCGGAGTTTCACTTTGCAGGTTCTCGCGAAATTGAAGTTCTCTAGTTTGCGATGGAGAAGATCAAGATGGTGAGATGTTGATGGTGGTTCTCGTGTTGCATAGCGATTTGGGCTCACAATTTGGGTTTGATTGGTCGCAGTGGAAGATTTCTTCTGCATATTTGGTTTTTTGATTGATTCGTGGTAGCTTGTGCAGTTGCTAACGACAAAGCTCTTGGTGGTCCAGTGACGTGAAGAAGACGATGTCATGAGTGTGGTGCACGACAGCGCGTTGGTGGAAAGAAAATTAGGGTTCTGTCTTAGGGAAGATGGTGATGATATTACGAGATGCGTGACAActcattccattttttttacatatagacagttaacaatttaaacgtCGTAAGCAAAAAGGAGTAAATcgaacacatttaaaaaaaaaaaaaccatttgaAGATTcgaaaaaaataatcttacaTTTAACAAAGTCAACGAATATAggaataaaaaatgatgttaagcCAAAATATAACTCTACGGAATAAAACCACTATGATAGGATCAATTACCATTACTTTTCTATCCTAGGGACCACCACTCATCTTAATCCATTGTACACTGTATAAGTAGATGTTTTTTTCTGCAAAATTGTGTAAATATACCTATATGCATATGAAGGTATAAACATAtgtaaatatgaatatttctgaacaaagtttttttaatgaggtgtaaagatgtaaaatttatatggattttcAATAATCATATCTGATGATTGTAGGTATAATTGAGACATACATAGCATTGATATAAATGTCTCAAGACATACATCTGATAAAAAATTATGCGAGATTAGCTTCAATTGCTtaacaaacaaaatttacttattGTCTAAATAAAAGTTCATGTGACGAATGGGTCAAATGACGGTGTTTGTGTTTAACTCATCCAATAGAACTGTAATAACATACTTCATTTAGTTATCctaaattatgatataatacACTTATATTTAAtagacaacaaaaaaaaaaaactttaagacTTTAGGGATGAAAAGTCGtgatttcataaaattatacaCATTTCCCAGTGATCGTATTTtacaaactaaatataaatttaagaaataatatgaTTAGAAAGTCCGAGTGAGAGATCCACCTTCTGttactatatatttttcttctgaatatttattttctcttgatGGTCATTTTCAGGttcataaagaaaagaaaaacgtaCAGCTTTTCTAATCTATTCCTCGTGGCCACAAAGTGAACACCGACTTTGTAATACAAACTCATTTTACATGTATGTCCATATGAAAGAAACGAGTTTGTTTTGATCTCACGCATGGACCAAGGCCATTTAATACCTTTACCAACTCTTCTCGTCTACACCAAATTTCATAATACAATCACACACATGTGATTTTACTAagaatttgatatatatttttttcattctagataactttttttattatacttacGTTGAATATGCATgatgtaataataatttaaatgaaataatccttttatttcaaagttttttaaaaattatgaaataatatcTCAAGACTGTAAAAAAACCTCATCTTAAAACGAATATATAAGTATTGAACAAGCAACCTGCCATGTTTGAGATGctatcttatttttctctatctACCTCCCAAACATGCaaacatttcaaacattaattatttctgTAAAAGACATATAATACTGATATACTTcagttttgtttcattttgtattcaatcatgagaaaagaagaaactttTACTTTGTAATAGATCGTAAGAatctattttgaaattgaaCCAAGAAGAAAACTTCAACAAGACTAGTTTTGAGGATAACTTGGGAATGATGGCTTCATTGGACCAGCAATTTATTTCTGTCAGTGATCAAGTGGTGAAAAAGAAACACAGCACACTTCATAGCTCCCCACCAGCATGTGGCTTTATTGAACCATATACATTGGTCAACTAGGCTAAGCTGGATGGACACACTATGAATTAATAGGTGTTGTTGGGGACCCAAATGTACTATGAACACAGAAAGTGACACACTGAAATGTGAAGGGATTTATTTGAGGCATATATGTCAAAGCAAATATGGTAATCAATTCTGCTCCAGAATCCAAGAACAAGAAAATTGGCAAAAACCAATTGAAAGATAATGTAAGAGCATCTTAATACATGGTATAATAATTTCTTAGAGCTACTTTAGACTCAATCAGAGTCCCTTGTGAAACCCTATTCACACTCTCTATCTCACTCATTTTATAGCACTAGTGAAGTAATTGTGTGCACAGCTACTACAAATCCAAATGATCCAATCATCACCTGCAACCACCAATAATAGAACAGACCCAAATCAGTGTAACCTACCAAATATGATGAATAAGTGAATGCCACCGCTATAATACTTTATGACTCTGATAGTAATATAATTAACACATCATCCTGTGTTTCCTTGATCATAAAGTAGCAAGAAAGTACACTAACATAAAAGGAAAAGCAACATTTGAATTCTATAATATAGCCCAGCTTCTATTCTCATGTTAGATATCTGTACATTGACAAATGCAGAAGAATTATCAGATAATCAATCTATTACAAATAGAGTGAGAAAATAAGTgcttttatatatgtgtgtctatatatatatatatatatatatatatatatatatatatatatatatatatatttatttattacagtTTCATTTTTGCTTTTTGTCTTGccacatatttttttaagggatgagatattttgacaatactttttgataacttttttgacAATGGGACATGTGTCAtaattttattggtctatttgaatttatctttagaaaaatatttaaaacagacctaTCACAAATTGTCACGTATACGTTgttaaaagttgttaaaaggaCTTTTTCCTGGTCGTTTCGGAAGCCCACAAGactattttgttcttatttgaAAACGAAATTTCAAGTTGTAACATATAGTAGTTGCTGTTTTATCATGATTTTCAATGTCTGACAAATTTAAGAACAAATCTTAGTGGGAGAGCTGCAAGGGAGACCTTAAATACTCGAAAAATCTGTTTACTCTAAAAGTAACAATCTGTTGTTGTTCTTCTTAATTGTGGCCATAATATAGTTGCAGATTATCATTTATGAACCTAGTTTGATAGAATCTATGTAACTTCTACAAACAAACATAATTCTATATGAGGAACGTGATAAAAAATGTGCTAGAAAATGTGAAAGAGAAGCACCTGTTGTTGATGGCTACTAGAGGTGGGAAGAGGGTGTAAAGTAGCAGAGTCAACTTCATCAGTGGGAAGAGGCACTGCAGGGTTACTGCTGATGAAGGGCACGCTGCCACTTTTATACGGTTCCAATGGAGCTGTTGCCACACTTGATGAAGGTGAAGGACCAGGTGAACCCTCTTGTAGAGTATTAAAATGCCATGGAAAGAAAGGAGATGGTGACACTTCACCAGAAAATGGAGGTGTGGCTGCTACTACTGCTGAGGTCACCTCAATGGCTAGCTTCTGAGAAGCTTGGCATGCTATGAGAGACCCACCATTGAAGCTAAAGTAGAAGAAACCAGGTCGTGATGGATGCCACTGACAACATTAACATATATAAtggtaaaaataataacaaccaACACAAAAATGTTCAGTTTTCCATGAATAAGTTTAAATCCTCTTTGagtattttcttatttctcttgCTCGCAGTTGagtgaaaaaaaacatattaagcATTTTGTACTTTTAAGATTCTGATTTCTTTATAAAGCATATTATAACATATAACAGGTCAACTTGCATGTAATTTCTTAGCTTTTTTTATGGAAGTCTCTAATTTTGTATGTTGAGAGATTAAGGTATGCTGTTAAAATGAAAACTTCAATTTTGATTAGAGAATagtataaaagatatttagGTAACTAGATACATTTGAGTTTAGTTAACAAAAATATGGTGTAGATATGATATTATTCATAGTTTTTAACCTTTATATTTCTGCAAAATCAATGGTTTTGGAAAGATTTACAAAGCACCCAGATGAAAAGTTTTGAAGGGAGGGTCTTACTGTGTAGGAGGCAGTGTTGGGATTGGTGAGAAGAGTAGCTTGTGCGAAATTGCAGAGATCAAAGGCATTGCGGTTCTTGAAAATGTAGATGTTGTAGTGTTGCTTGTGATTGAAAACTGAGACATAGAGCAATGTTAGCTGCTAGTATTAAAAAGTGCTTATAACAAAGATTCCATTGTTTTCTGGGGTATTCAATTAGTGGTAGTACTCACTGATGGAATCTCCAACGTGAACAGTGGGGTTCTTCCACTCTGAAGATCCATCAACTATGATGGTGGTGCAATGAGAAGAGGGGAATAGTAAAGGTAGGAgtgtgaagaagaaaatggaaacaGACATTTTCAGTAATTTGCTTTGCTTTTGAAGGAAAATTTCGGAGAGGTTATAGAAACTTTCTTGCTTTTATGTTATATCTCTCTCTCATGGCCTGtttgaaaataaaggaagaagaaaagaaatgatatatgaaaattgtTTGGGTGGTGAAACAGCGAAAGCGAGTTAGTGGGGAAccaaacttttaaattttcagaAGAAAAAACTTGGTCTACACCAAACTCTATTCAAAACTTTAACCTATAAACTATATTTTGACAAACTTTTTTGACGCAATTTTTAAGCATgtgacatttttaaaatcaattttctatttttattaggtGGTGACGAAGTGTTGTTTTGTCCACACTGGAATCTAAAATTTGCTATTTGTATCTTGTgtgcttttgttttatttcttccattgttttggagttcaaatttgttttctttatcaatGAAGTTCATATAAGCTATTGCAAGTAACATAACTAAACTCCCTTCATTAGtgataaatagttttaatttttgttatggtTAGGTTAAATTAAAGAAGTTCGATTTTTGTTTTGGGAGTGGTTTGGGATTGAGATTGGAATATATTTGGTGATTTGAGTGTTGTTGGTTTTGTAGAGAGGTTTaacacacatagatctccacattGGTAAGATATTGTTCGCTTTAGGTCAATTCTTTACGGATTTGTTTTTGGTGCCACTCTAAAAAACCTCTTACTAATGGAGGTATcttatttgtatataaactcatgtcaTCTCCTATTTTAttcgatgtgagactttgtttgtacccaacaagTTTGTATATGTGACTTTGATATATTGTATGTGAACAAAGTTTCAAACAGGATGAAGTGTTGGGTAGTTTTAATATAAGTGTACATTGAGAGGATTGGAGATACACCTTTCAAATGGTATGTGTACATTGAGAGGCCTTTAGTGATATGCAGACCTTTATTGATGGAGATGGGGTCAATTCTTCACGGATTTGTTTTTGGTACCACTCTAAAAAGCCTCTTACtaatggaggtatcttatgtgtatataaactcatgtccatcttctattttattcgatgtgagactttgtttgtatccaaCAAGTTTGTATATGTGACTTTGATATATTGTATGTGaactctgtttgctggtgaaaattatccattttggaaaattataatgcaaatctttcttgaaacgcaagataaaggaattttggatgccacattaaatggaccttttgtgcctacaaaaagtgttgatgataaaattgttttgaaaccttttattgagtggactgctgatgaaaatagaaaggctCAATATGACGTTGAAGCtggaaatattattgcctctgcactaactattgatgaatgtttcaggatatctcaatgcaaaactgcaaaggaaatgtgggatgtcttagaggtaactcatgaaggcacaaatgaagtaaagaaagcaagaaagaattatttgatacaagagtatgaattgttcagaatgaaaactggtgaaaacatctatgatgtgcagaaacgattcactcacatagtaaatcatctcatggctctcgggaagatatttgacaaagaagagatcaatatcaagatattgaaaagtctgaacagaaattggcaaccaaaagtcacatcAATctttgaatccaaagatctcacaacgatgaacatggctaccttgtttggcaagttacgtgaacatgaatttgaacttggtagactaaaggatgaagaggagattgaagaaaagaagtccattgctctgaaggatacaagcaagaacaacttaGAAATAgacatggacgagaaagaattgatgaccttgatggtaaggaaatttagtcgactgataaataatgataattgaCTAACTAACCTTGCAGGtcaaggaaaaaggaaaagcttcagtacaaatgttgtccagttctatgaatgtggaaaagaaggtcacatctaGCTTAATTGTCCTAATCTAAAGCCGAagtagaaaggaaagaagagatttcctcaaggcagaaacatgCAAAGAagaggagcatacattgcttgggagaactcagattctgaaTGCTCAAGTCATGAAGATGCTGATCAAGAATAGGAGTCCAACATCTGCAACATGGCTGAAACACTAAGTGATGATAGTGACAgcgatgaagaatttgagaagctgccaATAGAAGAGAAGTATCAGCAACTAATTGAAACATTAGGGAactgcatgctgaagcaatgtgACTGAAAcataaggttaatcgactaaactctaaaagaagagattatgagtataaaattaataaccttgttgctgataatgagaaattagaaaaagaattaaaagaagctttgttatctgttaagaaagttgaaattaaaactgttatagtagaaaaagcttgtgaaaattgtcttgttcatattgaaaagataagttacttgactagcacactagctaagtttactcaaggaagagaaaatttaaatgttgttttaaaatcatctggcaAAGCAATTTATAGACAAGGgattggttacaaagctcaatctaacagatccaatgctaagaaatttactgatttaagtaaccctgctagaaatgcatgtttctattgtaattgtgttggtcatactgttagaaattgttattatagaaatgttgttgttcctaaaggattatatgtttggataccaaaggaacaagtaacaaGGATTGACAttcatggacccaaagttaaatgggtaccgacaacaaaaacttaaattgttttgcaggttataTTGCAGATGCAGTcaatctcaaggatgaatcaattatggaatacatcaaaaatcttgagtatctacaactggtaacacTGTATTAATCTACTGCATTATGCCTGATTTGATTGGTTGTGTTTATGTGATTGATTGAACATCATGGCTGAATTGATTGTCTAAATTGATCAATTGTTTTGATTATGAAACTCTGTTTTTCTGTGTGTCTTAGTCGACTACTTTAATAATTCAATCGACTAGTAGTTGTACACCCTGTCAACTAAAATCATTAGGTATTCGACTGACTGTAAGTTTGCTGACTGtgtctgaaatttaaaatttcattttggtgcgaaaatcaaacaaaatgttTTCCCTCCAAATTGTTCATCCGCGCTAAATATATTGAAACCTTGATAATCATGGGTCACTACATTCATTCTCATTGATCTGATACTCCACTATCCTCATTCCTTCTAAGAGAATCTTCACTCATCTTCAATTTCAATTGCCTCAAGCTCCACGCCAAGAAGGAGGATTAAAACTATCGCTTCAAGGAATGCTAGAAGAGTATCTGATTTAAACGGCTGGATAAGCGATGACGATGCACAGTCCAAATATCTAGATTGCTGGAAAAGAAGAACTTTGGTCACGCATAAATTCCTAAAGTTGAAGTTTTTCAGAAACGAAGGATTTCTATTTCAGAGATGGATTAAGCGTCAAGGCTTAAAACAATTTGTCCAAATGGTGAGTCCCTGGTATTCGGATTTAGTAAAGGTTTTCTACTGCAACATGAAAATAGAAGATGACGTCCTCTGTTCTCGTGTAAAGGGGGTTAACATCAAATTGACCAATGATGTCTGGAGCACTGTTGGAGGATTAAAAATTGGTGGTGAAAAGAGTCATCTAGGAATATAAGGGTTCAACAAGTTTACTGAATACCAGAACTGTCTGAGAAATGCAAATGACCGTAGGGATTATTCAAACTACAAAACTAGTGGAatgaagaaagatgaaagaatggCTATCTATGCCATTGCCTATATACTTATGGTTAGAGTAGGAAACTATGCACAAGCCACCACTGAAGACTTAATGCTGCTAAAATCTCTGAAAGAGAATATTCAAGTAAATTGGCCACTGGCCATCTCTGACAACATGTTTAAAGTGACCAAGTCTGAGTCTGGAAAATTACctaattgtgtttttatttcaaaagtattgATTTACTGCGGTGTGGAATGCATTGGTGAATCAAGTGAACAATATCAACGTACATGTCGCATTGACGAAACTATTCTTCACCTAATGCATATGGTTAAAACATCAGATGAATGGAAATACTACGGCTGGGAAAAAATAACTGATTTGTACTGTACTATAGTTAACTGTAccatattatactaaaaaaaactgatccacttttactaaaagttcaatatactattttatggttcagtttttaaaaagagtatttaataataaaatattaataaaagaaacggttcacataaaaaattattaattaattttttaagacaatttttttatcacaaatttttatattttttttttatcaataaacatatattattttttaaataatattattttaagtaataaaagtaaaatatttttttttaaaatttaattttattaaatgattaaataatagaaatcataaatgaaaaaagagTATATAAATAAGTGGATCAGTTTTtaaatatagtacaattaaGTGGatccatttttatataaaatagaattattATTGTTGGAGCAAAAGgaatatttgttatttggtttaaaccattttttggttcctaagttaagttctcatgtttagtttagtcctcgtttttaaaaatgtcaacctttagtccctatgatatgaaaaatgtatcaaagtagtcctatccgttaacaaatcacaagtttttcattaagtgatttgttgttcataacaccttccgttaacaaatcacaaaatattggatacctaggtatgaaaacttgtgatttattgttcattaagtgccatcatgaggactgatttgatacatttttcatatcatagggactaaaggttgacatttttaaaagcggggactaaactgaacatcagaacataacttaggaaccaaaaaagggtttaaactagggatggcaaaaaaaaccgtgcccgcgggtacccgcggatTAAACCTGTTGTGGATAGTTGGTACTCGCGGGTAATAGGTACCCACGGGTAGCGAgttttttaatacccgcttcttaTCGGGTCGGGTACGGATTTTGCATtatccgtacccgcggatacccgttaCTCGCTTAGAAGTTAAAATTACATCTCTGTCCTTAGTTTCCTTTGCATAAGTATCTTTAACTTTAAAtctaaaacatttcaattttttttttcaatttaatttggattatttcatttaaaaacttataaaatattttttttaaatattcgcgggttgaaaacgggtatccaacgggtacccgtggattttaaaatacccgcgggtattttttaaacgggtacccggcgggtagcgggtcgggtGGCGGGTACGTttttatccggcgggtcgggttgcgggtaggcactatccgtgcccgacccgacccgttgccatccctagtttaaaccttgttatttttatattgttgatgaaaaATCTTATGTCTAAATTAGAATTTCTACAA
Coding sequences:
- the LOC106767018 gene encoding uncharacterized protein LOC106767018; the protein is MSVSIFFFTLLPLLFPSSHCTTIIVDGSSEWKNPTVHVGDSIIFNHKQHYNIYIFKNRNAFDLCNFAQATLLTNPNTASYTWHPSRPGFFYFSFNGGSLIACQASQKLAIEVTSAVVAATPPFSGEVSPSPFFPWHFNTLQEGSPGPSPSSSVATAPLEPYKSGSVPFISSNPAVPLPTDEVDSATLHPLPTSSSHQQQVMIGSFGFVVAVHTITSLVL